The proteins below come from a single Miscanthus floridulus cultivar M001 chromosome 1, ASM1932011v1, whole genome shotgun sequence genomic window:
- the LOC136471320 gene encoding probable E3 ubiquitin-protein ligase ARI2 has product MNNADDFYGYSDEDEELVMGDDDDDDEGWQDQEEDDIPPRRSPEISAIKKDSLSVAQQQDLSMVMGLFNIKQHHARALLIHYRWNTDYLGDHLERKGQERMLMEAGVVLQQQETSSSSSRPSSRSRVLCEVCFEDFSPRHVSSMDCGHSFCNDCWTQHFVAALDLGKKQIPCMAFKCPAICDEAVVQRLLSHRDPAAAKRLHDFLLQSYVDDNSAVKWCPSVPHCGHAIRVDAADEVEPLCEVRCPCGVSFCFRCAAAAHSPCPCAMWERWEAKSHGEAENVKWLLANTKSCPKCFKPIDKIDGCNLMTCKCGQHFCWLCGGATGLAHTWTSINNHSCNRFEKEEKRKVDDARRQVRRYEHYYQRFHAHGFSYKAERNKLGPAVADRVLKLEWSGVLTRDAAWLTDAHRSLLRCRQVLARSYVFAYYMFDAEATPTRRREPGSLSMAQKQALFEDYQQQVEGNVERLSKLLGTDVPELPEAEILQAKQDVTNLVRVVEAHCGKMYGCIQDELLPMLVEPMSIVAYQPGGPSKANELPA; this is encoded by the exons ATGAACAATGCTGACGACTTCTACGGCTACAGTGACGAGGACGAGGAGTTGGTGAtgggggacgacgacgacgacgacgaggggtggcaggaccaggaggaggacGACATCCCGCCGCGGCGGTCCCCGGAGATTTCG GCCATTAAGAAGGACTCTCTTTCGGTGGCGCAG CAACAAGACCTGTCCATGGTGATGGGCCTGTTCAACATAAAGCAGCACCACGCGCGTGCTCTTCTCATCCACTACCGGTGGAACACCGATTACCTCGGTGACCACCTGGAGAGGAAAGGGCAAGAACGCATGCTCATGGAGGCAGGCGTCGTGCTACAGCAACAGgagacgagcagcagcagcagcaggccttcTTCACGAAGCAGGGTGCTCTGCGAGGTGTGTTTCGAGGACTTCTCCCCGCGCCACGTCTCCAGCATGGACTGCGGCCACTCCTTCTGCAACGACTGCTGGACGCAGCACTTCGTCGCCGCGCTGGACCTCGGCAAGAAACAGATCCCGTGCATGGCGTTCAAGTGCCCCGCCATCTGCGACGAGGCCGTGGTGCAGCGCCTTCTGTCCCACAGGGACCCCGCGGCGGCCAAGCGGCTCCACGACTTCCTCCTCCAGTCGTACGTGGACGACAACAGCGCCGTGAAGTGGTGCCCCAGCGTCCCGCACTGCGGCCACGCGATCCGCGTGGACGCCGCCGACGAGGTGGAGCCGCTGTGCGAGGTGCGGTGCCCCTGCGGCGTCAGCTTCTGCTTCCGGTGCGCGGCGGCCGCGCACTCGCCGTGCCCGTGCGCCATGTGGGAGCGCTGGGAGGCCAAGAGCCACGGCGAGGCGGAGAACGTCAAGTGGCTGCTCGCCAACACCAAGAGCTGCCCCAAGTGCTTCAAGCCCATCGACAAGATCGACGGCTGCAACCTTATGACCTGCAAATGCGGCCAGCATTTCTG TTGGCTGTGCGGCGGCGCGACGGGGTTGGCTCACACATGGACTAGCATCAACAACCACAGCTGCAACCGCTTCgagaaggaggagaagaggaaggtGGACGACGCCAGGCGGCAGGTGCGGCGCTACGAGCACTACTACCAGCGGTTCCACGCCCACGGCTTCTCGTACAAGGCGGAGCGCAACAAGCTGGGGCCGGCCGTCGCCGACCGCGTGCTGAAGCTTGAGTGGAGCGGCGTCCTGACCAGGGACGCGGCGTGGCTGACCGACGCGCACCGGAGCCTGCTGCGGTGCCGCCAGGTGCTGGCGCGCTCCTACGTGTTTGCCTACTACATGTTCGACGCCGAGGCCACGCCGACGCGGCGGCGGGAGCCGGGGAGCCTGTCCATGGCGCAGAAGCAGGCGCTGTTCGAGGACTACCAGCAGCAGGTGGAGGGCAACGTGGAGCGGCTGTCCAAGCTGCTGGGCACAGACGTGCCTGAGCTGCCGGAGGCGGAGATCCTGCAAGCGAAGCAGGACGTCACCAACCTCGTCCGGGTCGTCGAGGCGCACTGCGGGAAGATGTACGGCTGCATCCAGGACGAGCTGCTGCCGATGCTCGTGGAGCCCATGTCCATCGTGGCGTACCAGCCGGGCGGCCCCAGCAAGGCCAACGAGTTGCCAGCTTga
- the LOC136471330 gene encoding probable E3 ubiquitin-protein ligase ARI1, with translation MASDDEEVCDYFYDDDDAEEDAAAGLEEDSSPPPPPDGADYWAITQETIFAAQKQDLSTVMNLLNIKQYQARALLIHHRWRIDGIYDSLDKGRECMLRNAGIVLQENNSMAAAGSTTPWRTVTCKVCFEDFSLGAVSTMDCGHCFCNDCWTGHFHAAVESGKKQIRCMEVKCLAFCDENLVRFLLGQKYPDMAKRFDRFLLESYIEDNASVKWCPSTPNCGHAIRVGTGECYCEVECPCGLSFCFNCMAHAHSPCPCPMWEKWNAKRSEGENIKWILANTKSCPKCFKAIEKNGGCNLVRCKCGQCMCWLCGGGTGMDHTWTSIAGHSCNRYKEESRGKTVDTSREQMQRYKHYHDRFKIHGDSYSVEKQKLGATIEERVRLLESDQERPLAIRDGDWLTRAHRRLLVSRQVLSRSYVFAYYMFGGGSELRTRPATATAKRAGASLLGVARNLFEDQQEQLEQHVEHLSRSLAEGDVVAGTPESEIVRQKQTAVTLAKTVERLCGEMYKCIQDELLTLLAEPMSIAAYRPDGPDRAKELAA, from the exons ATGGCGAGCGACGACGAGGAGGTGTGCGACTACttctacgacgacgacgacgccgaggaggacgccgccgccggcctGGAGGAGGActcttcgccgccgccgccgccggacggCGCGGACTACTGG GCTATCACACAAGAGACCATTTTCGCTGCACAG AAACAAGACCTGTCTACGGTGATGAATTTGCTCAACATAAAACAATATCAAGCACGAGCCCTCCTCATCCACCACCGGTGGAGGATCGATGGCATCTACGATTCCCTAGACAAGGGGCGAGAATGCATGCTCAGAAATGCAGGAATCGTGCTGCAGGAGAATAATAGCATGGCGGCAGCTGGTTCAACGACACCATGGAGAACCGTGACCTGCAAAGTGTGCTTCGAGGACTTCTCCTTGGGTGCTGTTTCGACTATGGACTGTGGGCATTGCTTCTGCAATGACT GTTGGACAGGACATTTCCACGCAGCAGTAGAGAGTGGAAAAAAGCAAATTCGGTGCATGGAGGTCAAGTGCTTGGCTTTCTGTGATGAGAACCTAGTGCGGTTTCTCCTTGGCCAAAAGTATCCAGACATGGCCAAGCGGTTCGATCGCTTCCTGCTTGAGTCCTACATTGAGGACAACGCCTCTGTGAAGTGGTGCCCCAGCACCCCAAACTGTGGCCATGCCATCCGCGTGGGCACCGGCGAGTGCTACTGCGAGGTGGAATGCCCCTGCGGCTTAAGCTTCTGCTTTAACTGCATGGCGCATGCGCATTCGCCCTGCCCGTGCCCCATGTGGGAGAAATGGAATGCCAAGCGCTCCGAGGGAGAGAACATCAAGTGGATCCTCGCCAACACCAAGAGCTGCCCCAAATGCTTCAAGGCCATTGAGAAGAACGGCGGCTGCAACCTTGTCCGCTGCAAGTGCGGCCAGTGTATGTG TTGGCTCTGCGGCGGAGGTACCGGCATGGATCACACGTGGACCAGCATTGCCGGCCACAGCTGCAACCGCTACAAGGAGGAGAGCCGTGGAAAGACGGTGGACACCAGCAGGGAGCAGATGCAGCGGTACAAGCACTACCACGACCGGTTCAAGATCCACGGCGACTCGTACAGCGTGGAGAAGCAGAAGCTGGGGGCGACCATCGAGGAGCGGGTGCGGCTGCTGGAGTCGGACCAGGAGCGCCCGCTCGCCATCCGGGACGGCGACTGGCTGACCCGGGCGCACCGGCGGCTGCTGGTGTCGCGGCAGGTGCTGTCGCGGTCGTACGTGTTCGCGTACTACATGTTCGGCGGCGGGAGCGAGCTGCGGACGCgcccggcgacggcgacggcgaagcgCGCGGGCGCGAGCCTGCTGGGCGTGGCGCGGAACCTGTTCGAGGACCAGCAGGAGCAGCTGGAGCAGCACGTGGAGCACCTGTCCAGGTCGCTGGCCGAGGGCGACGTCGTGGCGGGGACTCCCGAGTCGGAGATCGTGCGGCAGAAGCAGACGGCCGTCACGCTCGCCAAGACCGTGGAGCGGCTGTGCGGGGAGATGTACAAGTGCATCCAGGACGAGCTGCTGACGCTGCTCGCGGAGCCCATGAGCATCGCGGCCTACAGGCCGGACGGCCCCGACCGAGCCAAGGAGCTCGCGGCCTGA